The window CGGTTTCGTTGCCGCCACGAAAGTAGTCTATCAGAAGACTTTTCAGTCGCAGGAATGCAGGATCAGAGGCGAATTCGCTGCCTTCAAAGACGAAAAATGGCTTTCCACCCGCAGAGCCAGCATCGATGCCTACCGTCTGCGACATATCTAGCCGGTCCGCCGCCACAATGCCAAGCTCTACCATGTCAAGCACGTGAAAGTTGAACTGGCGCCCAATCGTGATGTTATTGGGTCGCTTCTTGTTGCTGGAACCAAAGCAGAACAGCGAGCAGTCGTTCTTGAAGCCGAGAAACtcgaggtgctgccgccccTCAAACGGAAAGAAGGCATTCTTCTTGGCTAACTTCTTGCAGTACGGCTTCGTGATAGCCATCAGGTCCACCATTGCATGCGACACTACATCGGTCAAGGATGAGCCCTTCAAGAAAAGCACCCGCTTCGGGTTCTCGACCACTTTGGGCTCGTATTGCTTCAATGCTCGCCGCGTGGTTGAGCTTTTGGCTGTGCGTCGCTTAAAGTCGCCAACAGTTGACATGGCTCGCTTCTAAAAGCCGGGCTTGGTGAAGAAAAATGATGTGTGAATGAAGGCTAGTACGTGGTTTTCGTGGCGTtgggaaggaaagaaggagtAGAGCTGCGCACGTGTCCACGAACAAAGTGCTAATCAGCCCAGTGGTGTACGCATGGGAAGCGCAAAAAAGCCGGAGGGGACGTAGTGAAAGATGTTGATCTGAAAAAAATCGAAGACAGGAGTATCACCACATCTGAAGTCATAGAGCGGCGTTGCGAGCAGGAGAGTAGCAGGGCTGTAGGAAGGGTCGCTGCACGCCGCCTATCCACATGGAAACGGTTCAGCATAAAACAATGAGGCGGAACTAAAGGTGGAGACGTTCCCCTCACCGTTTTTGAAACACATCGAGCGCGTCACTCCCTCGCAAGAGTGGTGGGTCAGcggcagaaagagagagaggggggtaggACAGTATGGGAAGGCGATTGATTGcccatctgctgctgccgacacGTTTAAACTCAGCAagcaagagaaacagagagaagtagagaaaagagagcacTGCATCGCATACACAAAAGGGTTCTGCTGTTAATCTCCGTGTCATCCGTGGGCAAGCAGTAACCGGAGAGGGCAAGGGGGTGAGTGGTGATTTGTGTAGGATGATCTCCGTCACACATCCTCGCGTGGCTTATGGAATGAGGAAAAACAAGAACATCGGTGAAGCTACATGGAAGGGGTAGAACCGTCACGAAAACAATGCAAGAGAAACACAGCAGCTTCAGGAAAGCGGCATCGGAGGGAAGGATGTGTAGAACAGAAGCCAAAGTAAGGAAGGCAAAGGGCCAACGCACAGAACGAAGAAAGAACGCGTTTTGGTTTCTGTAAACGTCAtagaaaggggggggggccggaggaggaagagggatTCCTCGTGCTCTTCTTTGGGCTCTCTCCAATGAAAAGAGCACCAtcagaggcgcacacacccacagagaaagaggaggggggggggggcaatcacaaagaagaaaaccgACTCAGAGTGCAGAAAAAATGTTTTGTAGCACGCGTCGCGAAACTCGGGAGGAAACGCCTTATGgcttcacctcctcgagCTCTATGAGGACTCCGCCGCAGTCCTTTGGGTGCAGAAAGATCACAGGATTGCCGTGCGCACCGATCTTCGGCTTCGCGCCGAGGCAGCGTATGTTCGCCTCCTTGCAGGTCAACATCGCAGCGGATATATCCGCTACTTCGAGGCAGATGTGATGCAAACCTCCGTCCTTGTTGCGCTCCAAGAAAGCCGCAATCGGACTGTTGTTACCAAGAGGGTGAAGCAGTTCAATCTTTGAGTTGGGCATCTCCACAAAGACTGTAATAACGCCATGCTCCTCCTGTCTCACCGGATCGCTGACCTTAACGTTAAAGAGCCGCTTGTACACCTCGCCAGCTTCTACAATGCTTCGACTCACAGGAACAGCGATGGCCACGTGGTTAAGGCGCCCCAGATTCGCAGGCACAGCAAGAGAAGCTATGGAGCGACGGAACATGGGACTCGAGCGGAGATCTGGCGGGGCgcgaaaaaagagaagcgtaGGAGAGGCGCAAGCGCACGTAAGAATCAA is drawn from Leishmania braziliensis MHOM/BR/75/M2904 complete genome, chromosome 26 and contains these coding sequences:
- a CDS encoding methylmalonyl-coa epimerase-like protein — protein: MFRRSIASLAVPANLGRLNHVAIAVPVSRSIVEAGEVYKRLFNVKVSDPVRQEEHGVITVFVEMPNSKIELLHPLGNNSPIAAFLERNKDGGLHHICLEVADISAAMLTCKEANIRCLGAKPKIGAHGNPVIFLHPKDCGGVLIELEEVKP